A single genomic interval of Peromyscus leucopus breed LL Stock chromosome 7, UCI_PerLeu_2.1, whole genome shotgun sequence harbors:
- the Olfm2 gene encoding noelin-2 isoform X1 gives MSVPLLKIGAVLSTMAMVTNWMSQTLPSLVGLNSTVSRAGSSEKITLFQSPEEGWQLYTSAQAPDGKCICTAVIPAQSTCARDGRSRELRQLMEKVQNVSQSMEVLELRTYRDLQYVRSMETLMRSLDARLRAADGSVSAKSFQELKDRMTELLPLSSVLEQYKADTRTIVRLREEVRNLSGNLAAIQEEMGAYGYEDLQQRVMALEARLHACAQKLGCGKLTGVSNPITIRAMGSRFGSWMTDTMAPSADSRVWYMDGYYKGRRVLEFRTLGDFIKGQNFIQHLLPQPWAGTGHVVYNGSLFYNKYQSNVVVKYHFRSRSVLVQRSLPGAGYNNTFPYSWGGFSDMDFMVDESGLWAVYTTNQNAGNIVVSRLDPHTLEVVRSWDTGYPKRSAGEAFMICGVLYVTNSHLAGAKVYFAYFTNTSSYEYTDVPFHNQYSHISMLDYNPRERALYTWNNGHQVLYNVTLFHVISTAGDP, from the exons ACTCTCttccagagcccagaagagggctggCAGCTCTACACCTCAGCCCAGGCACCCGACGGCAAATGCATCTGCACAGCTGTGATCCCTGCACAGAGCACCTGTGCCCGAGATGGTCGGAGCCGAGAACTTCGGCAGCTCATGGAGAAG GTTCAGAATGTGTCTCAGTCCATGGAGGTCCTGGAATTAAGGACATATCGGGATCTCCAGTATGTTCGCAGCATGGAGACGCTCATGCGGAGCCTGGATGCAAGGCTCAGGGCAGCTGATGGGTCAGTCTCAGCCAAGAGCTTCCAG gaactgaaggacaGGATGACTGAGCTGCTGCCCCTGAGCTCGGTGCTAGAGCAGTACAAGGCAGACACACGGACCATCGTGCGCCTGCGGGAGGAAGTGAGGAACCTTTCTGGCAACCTGGCTGCCATCCAGGAGGAAATGGGCGCCTACGGGTACGAGGACCTGCAGCAGCGCGTGATGGCCCTGGAGGCACGACTCCATGCCTGTGCGCAGAAGCTGG GCTGCGGGAAGCTGACAGGGGTCAGTAACCCCATTACCATTCGGGCCATGGGGTCCCGATTCGGCTCCTGGATGACGGACACAATGGCCCCCAGTGCGGACAGTCGG GTCTGGTACATGGATGGTTATTACAAAGGCCGCCGGGTGCTGGAGTTCCGTACTCTGGGAGACTTCATCAAAGGCCAGAACTTCATCCAGCACCTGCTGCCGCAGCCATGGGCAGGTACAGGCCATGTGGTGTACAACGGCTCTCTGTTCTACAACAAGTACCAGAGCAATGTGGTGGTCAAGTACCACTTCCGGTCGCGCTCCGTGTTGGTGCAGAGGAGCCTCCCAGGGGCTGGCTACAACAACACCTTCCCCTATTCCTGGGGTGGCTTCTCGGACATGGACTTCATGGTAGACGAGAGCGGGCTGTGGGCTGTGTACACCACCAATCAGAATGCGGGCAACATTGTTGTCAGCCGGCTGGACCCTCACACCCTGGAGGTCGTGAGGTCCTGGGACACCGGGTACCCCAAGCGCAGCGCCGGGGAGGCCTTCATGATCTGCGGCGTCCTCTATGTGACCAACTCTCACCTGGCCGGAGCCAAGGTCTACTTTGCCTACTTCACCAACACGTCCAGCTACGAGTACACAGATGTGCCCTTCCATAACCAGTACTCTCACATCTCCATGCTGGACTACAACCCCAGGGAACGGGCCCTGTATACCTGGAACAACGGGCACCAGGTGCTGTACAACGTCACCCTCTTCCATGTCATCAGCACTGCCGGGGACCCCTAG
- the Olfm2 gene encoding noelin-2 isoform X2 has protein sequence MWPLTVPRLSLLLWLLCPGLAGQTLFQSPEEGWQLYTSAQAPDGKCICTAVIPAQSTCARDGRSRELRQLMEKVQNVSQSMEVLELRTYRDLQYVRSMETLMRSLDARLRAADGSVSAKSFQELKDRMTELLPLSSVLEQYKADTRTIVRLREEVRNLSGNLAAIQEEMGAYGYEDLQQRVMALEARLHACAQKLGCGKLTGVSNPITIRAMGSRFGSWMTDTMAPSADSRVWYMDGYYKGRRVLEFRTLGDFIKGQNFIQHLLPQPWAGTGHVVYNGSLFYNKYQSNVVVKYHFRSRSVLVQRSLPGAGYNNTFPYSWGGFSDMDFMVDESGLWAVYTTNQNAGNIVVSRLDPHTLEVVRSWDTGYPKRSAGEAFMICGVLYVTNSHLAGAKVYFAYFTNTSSYEYTDVPFHNQYSHISMLDYNPRERALYTWNNGHQVLYNVTLFHVISTAGDP, from the exons ACTCTCttccagagcccagaagagggctggCAGCTCTACACCTCAGCCCAGGCACCCGACGGCAAATGCATCTGCACAGCTGTGATCCCTGCACAGAGCACCTGTGCCCGAGATGGTCGGAGCCGAGAACTTCGGCAGCTCATGGAGAAG GTTCAGAATGTGTCTCAGTCCATGGAGGTCCTGGAATTAAGGACATATCGGGATCTCCAGTATGTTCGCAGCATGGAGACGCTCATGCGGAGCCTGGATGCAAGGCTCAGGGCAGCTGATGGGTCAGTCTCAGCCAAGAGCTTCCAG gaactgaaggacaGGATGACTGAGCTGCTGCCCCTGAGCTCGGTGCTAGAGCAGTACAAGGCAGACACACGGACCATCGTGCGCCTGCGGGAGGAAGTGAGGAACCTTTCTGGCAACCTGGCTGCCATCCAGGAGGAAATGGGCGCCTACGGGTACGAGGACCTGCAGCAGCGCGTGATGGCCCTGGAGGCACGACTCCATGCCTGTGCGCAGAAGCTGG GCTGCGGGAAGCTGACAGGGGTCAGTAACCCCATTACCATTCGGGCCATGGGGTCCCGATTCGGCTCCTGGATGACGGACACAATGGCCCCCAGTGCGGACAGTCGG GTCTGGTACATGGATGGTTATTACAAAGGCCGCCGGGTGCTGGAGTTCCGTACTCTGGGAGACTTCATCAAAGGCCAGAACTTCATCCAGCACCTGCTGCCGCAGCCATGGGCAGGTACAGGCCATGTGGTGTACAACGGCTCTCTGTTCTACAACAAGTACCAGAGCAATGTGGTGGTCAAGTACCACTTCCGGTCGCGCTCCGTGTTGGTGCAGAGGAGCCTCCCAGGGGCTGGCTACAACAACACCTTCCCCTATTCCTGGGGTGGCTTCTCGGACATGGACTTCATGGTAGACGAGAGCGGGCTGTGGGCTGTGTACACCACCAATCAGAATGCGGGCAACATTGTTGTCAGCCGGCTGGACCCTCACACCCTGGAGGTCGTGAGGTCCTGGGACACCGGGTACCCCAAGCGCAGCGCCGGGGAGGCCTTCATGATCTGCGGCGTCCTCTATGTGACCAACTCTCACCTGGCCGGAGCCAAGGTCTACTTTGCCTACTTCACCAACACGTCCAGCTACGAGTACACAGATGTGCCCTTCCATAACCAGTACTCTCACATCTCCATGCTGGACTACAACCCCAGGGAACGGGCCCTGTATACCTGGAACAACGGGCACCAGGTGCTGTACAACGTCACCCTCTTCCATGTCATCAGCACTGCCGGGGACCCCTAG
- the Pin1 gene encoding peptidyl-prolyl cis-trans isomerase NIMA-interacting 1, with the protein MADEEKLPPGWEKRMSRSSGRVYYFNHITNASQWERPSGGGSAGGSSKNGQGEPARVRCSHLLVKHSQSRRPSSWRQEKITRSKEEALELINGYIQKIKSGEEDFESLASQFSDCSSAKARGDLGAFSRGQMQKPFEDASFALRTGEMSGPVFTDSGIHIILRTE; encoded by the exons ATGGCGGACGAGGAGAAGCTGCCGCCGGGCTGGGAGAAGCGCATGAGTCGCAGCTCAG gccGAGTGTACTACTTCAATCACATCACCAATGCCAGCCAGTGGGAACGGcccagcggcggcggcagtgCTGGAGGCAGTAGCAAGAATGGCCAGGGGGAGCCGGCCAGGGTGCGCTGCTCGCACCTGCTGGTAAAGCACAGTCAATCCCGGAGGCCCTCATCCTGGCGGCAGGAAAAGATTACCAGGAGCAAGGAGGAGGCGCTGGAGCTGATCAATG GCTACATCCAGAAGATTAAGTCAGGAGAAGAAGACTTTGAATCTCTGGCCTCACAGTTCAGCGACTGCAGCTCCGCCAAAGCCAGAGGAGACCTGGGTGCCTTCAGCAGAG GTCAGATGCAGAAACCGTTTGAAGACGCATCATTCGCTCTACGGACAGGGGAGATGAGTGGGCCAGTGTTCACAGATTCGGGCATCCATATCATCCTGCGCACAGAGTGA